Sequence from the Pontibacter pudoricolor genome:
AGCAGTTTGGTTGGTCTTACAGCCTGTTAAAACTGAAACCGACATAAACAGTACCAAGAAGTAAATCCAGCACTTCGCCATTTTTGATCTCTGAATATTTTGCGTTCCGAATATAATAAAATCTTTAAAACGCTATAGATTAAGATCTTCTTTTAAATCCAGCTCTGTTTTTTACCAGGTGACTAAAGATGTTTTTAACGAAGAATTAAACGGAACTCAAATTAACTCTTAACTTTCCGCTCTAAACTCCTGACTAAACCAAATGCTGCTTTATAACGGCGAATTTATACCTGAAGCTGAACTACGCTTGCCAGTTACAAACCGGGCTTTACAATTTAATGATGGCTTTTTTGAAACGGTTATAGTTGCAGATGGCAGACTACGTTTTTGGAACGAGCATGTGTCGCGGATGCATGCAGCTGCTAAAACATTAAAGCTGGAGTTACCCCAGACTATAGTTTCGGGAGAGTTGGAAGATAAGTTGTTGCAGCTTGCCAGCCAAAACAGTGCAGCAAACTATGGCAGACTGAAACTGAAACTATGGCGAAGCGGCGCAGGCCTTTATATCCCTGAAACAAACGCTGTAGAATTGCTGGCAACTATACTTCCAGCTAGCCCAAGTACTACCTCCAGCCTGCACATCGGCATCTGCGAAACTATAACTACCAACTATAGCCCCTTCTCTTTTTTTAAAGGCCCCAATGCACTGCTTTATGTAATGGCCGGTATCGAGAAAAAGGAGAAGGGTTTTGATGATATGCTGCTATTGAACCGACAAGGCCAGGTCTCTGAGTTGACCTCTTCCAACGTTTTCTGGATGAAGAACGGAGTCCTGTTTACTCCCGCTACAGATACTGGTTGTGTGAAGGGAATTGCAAGGCAGCATATTTTACGCTGGGCAAAACAAGCCGGGATCAAGACCAAGGAAGTTTATTTTGATGTAGCCAGCTTAATGAAAGCAGATGCCATTTTTGCGGGTAATGTTACCGGCATCCGAAGTATTTCATCTATAAATGGTACACCTGTAACTATAGATGACACATTTGTAGAGCAGCTACGAAAAGAACTATTTGCTTAACTATAACTGGAAATTAAATGAGCACAGGTTGTAGGCCTGTGCTCTTATGCTTAAAGCATTAATTAAATCTCTAGTTTGAGCCCCAGCGAAAAAGTGGTAGGCTGTGGATATTGCCCGTAGTCTATGCCTCCTGCTACTTCCGGGTCCTGGCCGCTGTATTTGGTCAGCACAAAGGCATTTTGCACCGTAGCTGTTAAATTCAGGTTTGCCCGGTCTTTCCAGACACTGCCTACCTGATAGCCTACCTGCAGATATTCTAACCTTAAAAAGGAAGCATCCTCCAAATAATAACTTGATGTTCTTTGTGTATATTCAAAACCGGTATCATAATAGCTACGGGTTATATTTTCTAAATAATTTGGTCCCCAAACCCAGCCTAATGCACCGCGCGAAGCGTCTGCCATGTTAAATACCTGGTGGCCGGTAGCAGCCCTTAACAGCAACGAAGCTGAGAACTTTTTGTAGTTTAAATCAGAGTGTAAGCCGAACATCCATTTCGGATCTTTCTGACCCATTGCAATTCTGTCAGAAGTATACTTCCCTTCAATTGGCTTTCCGGCTTCATCATACACCTGACCTGACACATTAAACGAACCAACCGGATTACCCACGTACATCGACAACATTACCTCTCCTTCTGGTCCGTACCTTAAATTTCTAACTTGTTCGTAGAGGCTATTTACCTTTGTAATGGAATGGCTCATGTTACCACCAACGCTCCATTTAAAGTTATCAGTAGATATAAGGCTATAATTTATAGTTGCTTCTAAGCCTTTTGAACTCAAGGAGCCACCATTAATATAGTTTCTAAAATCGCCACCAGCAGATGCCTGGTATACATAGTTAAAGAGGTCCTGGGTTTTAGTCTGGAAATAGTTGACATCTCCGGATAGCCGGTTTTCAAAAATTCGCCAGTTTAGTCCGGTGTTCCACTTGGACGTATTCTCATATTTTGGAGCATTTTTAGAAAACTGGTAGGCGCTTAAATCGGGTTTCACATAATGACTATAATTGCCATACAGGCGCAACTCACTTACTTTAGGGAAACCTGCCATAAAGCTTTCTTTTGAAAGATTCCAGGCTGCGCCAACTCCCCAGGTAACAGTTCCCTTTTCATCTCCTGCAAAAACCGGGTACTTTTCCTGCGTCAGGGCGCCATTCAGGAAATAGCGGTCTTTAACGCTGATACCTGCATCCCCGAAAAATGAAGTAAATTCGGCCTGTTGGTTAGTGAAACTATAACTAATGGTACCCTTATCGCCTTCCGGATCATAGACAACATGGGTGCGGTGTTCGAATTCAGATTTTCTGGATCGGGCACCGATAGTTAAAGCCACCTTACTCTGTATGAAATTTAAAGGCTGATCCAGCGACAGGAATGCTTCTCTCTGTTCCCATTTAATAGCTGCGTTATGTGTTTGTAGTCTACCTTTTATACTCGATACAGCTACCATATCTTTAGGCTCAAAAGCAGAGAAATCATTTTCTTGCTCTCGCAAAGAATAACGGGCGTTAAGGCTTAGCTGCGGAAAAAAGTGGAGCTTATATTGCAGATGCGCCTGGCCCATGAACGAATTGGTCTCATCAATACCTCTATATTGCTCCAACAGGCTAAGCGGGTTATAAGGTGCATAAACATCAGCAGTTCCATCTTCATTCAGGTAAGCAAAGTAGTTTCCGTAATTATTCTGCTGATAAACGGGTTGTGTCGGGTCAAATGCCCAGGAACTAACTATAGCCTTTTGGTTGGCAACGCGCACATCCTGGTCTACCTTCCGCACATTCAGGTTCAGGCGCAGATGGTCCTTAAAAAAGCGTGGGTTAAGTGCAAGCGCCAGTGAGGTGCACTTATGCTGAGATGTTTCTAAAATACCGTTTTGGGTTAGGTAGCCCGCTGATACACGGTAGGGCATAAAGTCAAAGGCAGTTCCGGAAACACCCAGGTTATGGTCGTGGCTAAATGCTTCCCTGTAAATCACATCCTGCCAATCCGTATTTTCGTCTCCAAGCAACCCAACTTTATTCGGATATTCCTTCTTTACCAAATCCCTTAATTGGTCTATGTCCAGTATCTCCGCTTTCTTTCTTAGTACAGATACAGCAGCGGTAGTTTTGTAGGTTACCTTAGGTCTAGAATTTGTTTGTCCTCCTTTAGTAGAGATATATAACACCCCGTTTGTAGCACGCGCACCATAAATAGTATTCGAAGCAGCATCTTTCAGCAGTGTTACAGAGGCAATATCTTCCGGGTTCAGGAAACTGAGTGCTCCCGTATGGCCAAATACATATTTCTCCTCAAACGGAACACCATCTAAAACTATAA
This genomic interval carries:
- a CDS encoding SusC/RagA family TonB-linked outer membrane protein is translated as MKQTLRTAGAILSLLLISVPTIAQESDSTKHVHSVQGINIRHIIEASYSKKDVAELTEHIPATSLNKGLITTPEQFISSQFTGLQVVQGNGKPGSGSQLIIRNGGATVFGSNAPIIVLDGVPFEEKYVFGHTGALSFLNPEDIASVTLLKDAASNTIYGARATNGVLYISTKGGQTNSRPKVTYKTTAAVSVLRKKAEILDIDQLRDLVKKEYPNKVGLLGDENTDWQDVIYREAFSHDHNLGVSGTAFDFMPYRVSAGYLTQNGILETSQHKCTSLALALNPRFFKDHLRLNLNVRKVDQDVRVANQKAIVSSWAFDPTQPVYQQNNYGNYFAYLNEDGTADVYAPYNPLSLLEQYRGIDETNSFMGQAHLQYKLHFFPQLSLNARYSLREQENDFSAFEPKDMVAVSSIKGRLQTHNAAIKWEQREAFLSLDQPLNFIQSKVALTIGARSRKSEFEHRTHVVYDPEGDKGTISYSFTNQQAEFTSFFGDAGISVKDRYFLNGALTQEKYPVFAGDEKGTVTWGVGAAWNLSKESFMAGFPKVSELRLYGNYSHYVKPDLSAYQFSKNAPKYENTSKWNTGLNWRIFENRLSGDVNYFQTKTQDLFNYVYQASAGGDFRNYINGGSLSSKGLEATINYSLISTDNFKWSVGGNMSHSITKVNSLYEQVRNLRYGPEGEVMLSMYVGNPVGSFNVSGQVYDEAGKPIEGKYTSDRIAMGQKDPKWMFGLHSDLNYKKFSASLLLRAATGHQVFNMADASRGALGWVWGPNYLENITRSYYDTGFEYTQRTSSYYLEDASFLRLEYLQVGYQVGSVWKDRANLNLTATVQNAFVLTKYSGQDPEVAGGIDYGQYPQPTTFSLGLKLEI
- a CDS encoding aminotransferase class IV — translated: MLLYNGEFIPEAELRLPVTNRALQFNDGFFETVIVADGRLRFWNEHVSRMHAAAKTLKLELPQTIVSGELEDKLLQLASQNSAANYGRLKLKLWRSGAGLYIPETNAVELLATILPASPSTTSSLHIGICETITTNYSPFSFFKGPNALLYVMAGIEKKEKGFDDMLLLNRQGQVSELTSSNVFWMKNGVLFTPATDTGCVKGIARQHILRWAKQAGIKTKEVYFDVASLMKADAIFAGNVTGIRSISSINGTPVTIDDTFVEQLRKELFA